In Sphaerospermopsis torques-reginae ITEP-024, the genomic window AATACAGCTTTAGCTTTATCACTAGCTAAAAACTGAGAGAAATTTTTAGCTGCATCAATGTTTTTACTGCGTTTGAGTATGGCTAAGGGATAAATAATTGGAGAATGATATTTTTCGTCAGCCGCAACTACAACTTTGACTTTATTAGATATTTTGGCATCGGTAGAATACACTAAACCCGCTTCCGCATTTCCACTTTCTACAGATGCTAAAACTTGACGCACGTTATTAGCAAAAACCAGTTTTGATTTTATCTGATCCCAAATTTTTAATTGTTGTAATACTTGTTGTGCATATTGCCCTGCGGGTACACTTCTCGGTTCACCAATAGCAATCTTTTTGACTCTTGCATCTTTGAGATTGTAAAAACTACTAATACCAGAAACATTACCTGGTACAACCAAAACCAAACGATTTTTAGCAATGACGGTACGACTACCAGAAACTAAAAGATTTTTCTGTTCTAAAGCATCTACTTGTTTTTTGGCCGCAGATATAAAAACATCCACTGGCGCACCTTGTTCTATTTGTCGTTGCAACGCACCAGAAGCACCAAAGTTATAAGTAATGCTAACGTTTGGCTGACTTTGTTGGTATAGAGGTTTAATTTCTGCCAATACATCTTTCATGCTTGCAGCCGCAGATACCAGTAAGTTGGTATTAGACTGTGCTACTACAGGGGCGGAAGTCAGGGTTGGTATACCAATTGCTATCAGCATTGTGGTTAATGCTGTAGTAATTAATATCATTAATTGTCTTCTTTTCACGGAAAAAAGTGTTTTTGAGAAATTTTCTTTCATAATAATTGACACTCCGTGGAGTATTGGCAATGTTACCAAATTTTTACCATCTAAGTTGGTAAATCTTGACATATCTCCAGTGAGGAAAAATGTATGTTTAAATACAATTTGTATGGTTTTTGATTGCTGACTTAAATATTAATTATGAAATTTAGTAATTTTTATTACTGAAATAAACATAAATTACCCAGGAAAACATCAGGTGTTTATTCCCAAAACCCGATATACTAAACTAGAATTTGCTAGATTTGAGATTTTTGTTAATTGCGATACCATAAATTACTAATTTTTAGATAAATACGAGATAGTTTTTCAGATTTGGGAGTAGAAACTAAATCCAGTATCATCAAAAAATCCAAAATTCCGGTATGGTGTGAAAATCAACAGAGGAGTGAAATAATGGATTTACGCCAAGATGCCTTGCAAATCCTCAAAGAAACCAGTCGAACTTTTTATATACCCATCAGTATTTTACCGTCAGGGTTGCAAGAAGCTGTAGCATCAGCCTATCTGTGTATGCGTGCCATTGATGAAATTGAAGATCATCCAGAATTAGATAATGCTACAAAAGCGCATCTGTTACGCAACATTAGTCAAACATTGCAAGCTGGGGTTGATGGTTTTGCGGTGGATGCTTTTGCTGTAGGATTGAAAGGTTACGAAAATTCTTTAGCAGAAGTGAGTCTACGGGTGAGAGAATGGTCAATACTAGCACCTGAGAGTATTGCCCCTCGCATTTGGGATGCAACAGCAGCAATGGCTGATAGGATGGCATATTGGGCAGAAAGAAATTGGAAAATAGAAACCGAATCTGATTTAGATCGTTACACATTTGGGGTGGCAGGTGCGGTGGGCTTGTTACTCTCAGATTTATGGTCATGGTACGATGGCACAGAAACTAACCGCACTCAGGCGATCGCTTTTGGTAGAGGTTTACAAGCTGTAAATATTTTACGTAATAACGCTGAAGATTTAACCCGTGGTGTAGACTTTTTTCCCCAGGGTTGGCATCATGAGCATTTGCAAAAATACGCACGTCGTAATCTGGCTTTGGCTGATATTTATACTAACTCTCTACCGACAGGACCTGCTTTGCAATTCTGTCAAATTCCTTTGGCCTTAGCTCACGGTACACTGGAGGCGTTAGCCAATGGTAAAGAAAAACTCAGCCGTAGTGATGTTTATGCTTTGATTGAAAATTTCCTGGATGTCAATGTCATAGCTGGTTAAATTGGCAGCATCCCAATGCAAGAAAAAATAACCGCCGCTACACCAAAAACTCTCTCAAACCCTCTTACCTTTGTGTACTTTGTGTCCTTTGCGGTTCAATCAAAAAAATAAACTTACACATTTGGGATGCTCCCGTTAAATTTAATCAACTTTTTATCAATTGATAATTGACAATTCTCAATTGTCAATTGTCAATTATTAAACAACATTTCCCGCACCAAAGCAGCCAACTTATCAGCACTATCAGGAGTTGCGATCGCTTTTGCTTTCTCTCCCATCTTTGTTAAATCTGCTGGAGATTGCAACAAATCTAAAACCTGCTTTTGCAAAATTTCCGCTGTCAACTCAGACTGCTGAAAACTCAACGCCGCACCAACCTCAGTAAACACCGCTGCATTAAAAGATTGATGATTTTCCGCTGCAAAAGGATAAGGAATTAAAATTGCTGGAGTACCACACACCGCCAACTCGGTTAAACTCCCCGCACCAGAACGACTAATAGCTAAATTAGCCCGTCGTAACAAAGCCGCCATATTATCGTAAAATGGTAATGATATATACTGGGAATGTTGCAGACTATCCGCCGCTGGATCTCGATCGCCTGTTAAATGTACAATATAAGCACCAGCTTCAAACCAAGCCGGAGCAGACTGGCGCACTAATTGATTCACCGCTACCGCACCTTGACTACCGCCAAAAACCACAATTAAAGGCGCACCATCAGGGATAGGTAAATCTAAACTTTCTGCAATTTCCTCAGCCAAAAATTGCGATCGCACAGGAGTACCCACACAGACAGTTTTAGCACCAGGTAAATACTTAGCAGCCACATCAAAACCCACAGCCACAGCACTGCACCAAGGTCCAAAAAATCGTGTCACCTTACCAGGTAAAGCATTAGATTCATGAAAAATCACAGGTAAACCCAAAGAACGAGCCGCAATCACCGCAGGACCAGCAATATAACCGCCAGTAGTAAATAATCCGTGGAAATTCCCTTGTTTAAGAATGCGTCTCACCTGTAAAATTCCACCAATGAGTTTAAACAAGATACCCACAGAGGCAAGACTTAAACCCCGTTGAAACCCTTCCACAGCGATGGTATGCAAAGGATATTGGCTAGGTACAAGCTGAGTTTCCAGTCTATTGGGGACACCAAGCCATTCAATTTCATATTCTTGTAATTTATCAGCTAATGCGATCGCCGGAAACAAATGTCCACCAGTCCCACTAGCAGCTATGAGTAATTTTAACCGTGCGTTTGGCATTGAAACCTATATTTCCTAAAACCATCGAAATATATCATAGTTATGCAATTAATTTACCCGGAGTCATCCGAATTAACAAAACTGCAAAAACCTTGATTAGCATAGTGATAGCTGTCACCACTACTGACAACCATTTAACAATGAAACCGCCTTACTTTTAACATATCCATTACAATCAAGGTAGCGCCAAACATTCTACTTCATGCGGTTGTTGATAAATACAGCAGATTACATATCAATGAAGTACAGAATCTCATTTGCAACCTAGACATAAATAGAGTTTTACTCCTGACTCCTGACTCCTGACTCCTGTAAGGGCGTTCGCGAAGCGTGCTGGAAGCATCAGCATTCGGGCAACAAATTATCAATTTTAGGAAAAGGTTATCTTCCTGTAAGGGCGAAGCATTCGGGCAACAAATTATCAATTTTCTGACCAGGCTATTTTCCGAATGCTTCGCCCCTACTTCGCCCCTACTTCGCCCCTACGACTCCTGACTCCTGCTGTAAATTCCTGACCTTCTGTGAGTAAATCAGTAAACTATAATCAATGACTAATATTATTGCTTTATTAATGAACCACAACAAAACATTAACTGGCAGTATTTCCCTGTTGTCCTGCCTACTGACACTGAATTTAACCAGTAATGGGCAAATTGCTCAAGCTGCTCAACCGGAAAATGTACCCCCAGCACTAAAAAACCTCCTCACACAAATTGACACAGCCTCTAGTCGGGGTGATATTAAAGGCGTAATGCAATTTTACAGCCCCAAATTCACTCATGGCGATGGATTAAACCGCCAAACAATGGAACAAGCTTTAAAATCTTTCTGGCAGCGATATCCTCAACTACGATACAGTACAAGGCTACAATCTTGGAAAAAAGAAGGTAACACCATCATTGCAGAAACAGTCACCACAATCACAGGTTTACCATCTTCTAACAGTAATAATCTAGCTCTCAATGCTACCATTACATCCCGTCAGCGCATTGCAGGTACAAAAATTCTGCACCAAGAGATTTTATCCGAACGCACCCAGCTTACCTCCGGCAACAAACCACCCCAAGTAGAAATTAAATTACCACAACAGGTAAAAGTTGGTCAGAA contains:
- the modA gene encoding molybdate ABC transporter substrate-binding protein → MLIAIGIPTLTSAPVVAQSNTNLLVSAAASMKDVLAEIKPLYQQSQPNVSITYNFGASGALQRQIEQGAPVDVFISAAKKQVDALEQKNLLVSGSRTVIAKNRLVLVVPGNVSGISSFYNLKDARVKKIAIGEPRSVPAGQYAQQVLQQLKIWDQIKSKLVFANNVRQVLASVESGNAEAGLVYSTDAKISNKVKVVVAADEKYHSPIIYPLAILKRSKNIDAAKNFSQFLASDKAKAVFKKYGFILP
- a CDS encoding squalene/phytoene synthase family protein, giving the protein MDLRQDALQILKETSRTFYIPISILPSGLQEAVASAYLCMRAIDEIEDHPELDNATKAHLLRNISQTLQAGVDGFAVDAFAVGLKGYENSLAEVSLRVREWSILAPESIAPRIWDATAAMADRMAYWAERNWKIETESDLDRYTFGVAGAVGLLLSDLWSWYDGTETNRTQAIAFGRGLQAVNILRNNAEDLTRGVDFFPQGWHHEHLQKYARRNLALADIYTNSLPTGPALQFCQIPLALAHGTLEALANGKEKLSRSDVYALIENFLDVNVIAG
- the murG gene encoding undecaprenyldiphospho-muramoylpentapeptide beta-N-acetylglucosaminyltransferase is translated as MPNARLKLLIAASGTGGHLFPAIALADKLQEYEIEWLGVPNRLETQLVPSQYPLHTIAVEGFQRGLSLASVGILFKLIGGILQVRRILKQGNFHGLFTTGGYIAGPAVIAARSLGLPVIFHESNALPGKVTRFFGPWCSAVAVGFDVAAKYLPGAKTVCVGTPVRSQFLAEEIAESLDLPIPDGAPLIVVFGGSQGAVAVNQLVRQSAPAWFEAGAYIVHLTGDRDPAADSLQHSQYISLPFYDNMAALLRRANLAISRSGAGSLTELAVCGTPAILIPYPFAAENHQSFNAAVFTEVGAALSFQQSELTAEILQKQVLDLLQSPADLTKMGEKAKAIATPDSADKLAALVREMLFNN
- a CDS encoding nuclear transport factor 2 family protein, whose translation is MTNIIALLMNHNKTLTGSISLLSCLLTLNLTSNGQIAQAAQPENVPPALKNLLTQIDTASSRGDIKGVMQFYSPKFTHGDGLNRQTMEQALKSFWQRYPQLRYSTRLQSWKKEGNTIIAETVTTITGLPSSNSNNLALNATITSRQRIAGTKILHQEILSERTQLTSGNKPPQVEIKLPQQVKVGQKYSFDAIVQEPLGNDFLLGSAMEETIQPSKYLNPTPVNLELLSAGGLFKTGTAPSTPGQQWISAVILRNDGMTMITQRLKVVKK